The following are encoded together in the Magnetococcales bacterium genome:
- the pstC gene encoding phosphate ABC transporter permease subunit PstC, giving the protein MSSQTALYPLFLLSLAAFFLGYVKANALVTENSKAVGSRPPYHGWYCLFWTLLPGMILFVLWHVLQGTLLDRLFLASMADQIGNLSPEETQLWMARIRRIAGGGMAMESQADLLTVAAEYHRTAQYSGLLLTILVTALSAWGLHRSWRKISPELPARHFVEKTVLVILGIGSALSFLITLGIVLSLLFEALRFFQKVPFGDFFLGLHWSPQTAIRTDQVGGSGEFGAIPLFAGTFMIMLIALSMAAPVGLAAAVYLAEFARPRVRALAKPALEILAGIPTVVYGFFAALIVAPAIARMGGWLGLNVASESALAAGLVMGIMIIPFVSSLTDDVISAVPQALRDGSLALGATHAETVLRVVLPAALPGIVGALLLAVSRAVGETMIVVMSAGLAANLTGNPLNSMTTVTVQIVTLLVGDQEFDSPKTLAAFALGLTLFFITLTLNVVALAVVRKYHEEEH; this is encoded by the coding sequence ATGTCCTCCCAAACAGCCTTGTATCCTTTGTTTCTCCTCTCTCTGGCCGCTTTTTTTCTGGGATATGTCAAGGCCAATGCCCTGGTCACGGAGAATTCGAAAGCGGTCGGCTCCAGACCTCCCTATCATGGTTGGTACTGCCTCTTCTGGACCCTGTTGCCGGGCATGATCCTGTTTGTCCTGTGGCACGTTTTGCAGGGAACACTGCTGGATCGCCTGTTTCTGGCCTCCATGGCGGACCAGATCGGCAATCTGTCCCCGGAAGAGACCCAGCTCTGGATGGCCAGAATCCGGCGGATTGCCGGCGGGGGGATGGCCATGGAGTCGCAGGCAGACCTGCTGACTGTTGCCGCTGAATATCACCGGACGGCGCAATACAGCGGGCTGCTCTTGACCATCCTGGTAACTGCCCTCTCGGCCTGGGGTCTGCACCGGAGTTGGCGGAAAATCTCCCCTGAATTGCCGGCCCGGCACTTTGTGGAAAAGACCGTCCTGGTGATTCTGGGCATCGGCTCTGCCCTGTCGTTTTTGATCACCCTGGGAATTGTCCTCTCCCTCCTGTTCGAGGCCTTGCGCTTTTTTCAAAAGGTCCCTTTTGGCGACTTTTTTCTTGGCTTGCACTGGAGTCCGCAAACCGCGATTCGTACCGATCAAGTGGGCGGCAGTGGTGAATTCGGGGCCATTCCGCTCTTCGCCGGCACCTTCATGATCATGCTGATCGCCCTCTCCATGGCCGCCCCGGTTGGTTTGGCGGCGGCGGTCTATCTGGCGGAGTTTGCCCGGCCTCGTGTGCGCGCCCTGGCCAAACCGGCCCTGGAAATTCTGGCCGGCATCCCCACGGTGGTTTACGGATTTTTCGCGGCCCTGATCGTGGCCCCGGCCATTGCCCGTATGGGTGGCTGGCTGGGATTGAATGTGGCTTCGGAGAGCGCCCTGGCCGCCGGACTTGTCATGGGAATCATGATCATTCCCTTTGTCTCCTCCCTGACCGACGATGTCATCAGTGCCGTCCCCCAGGCTCTGCGCGACGGCTCCCTGGCCCTGGGTGCCACGCATGCCGAAACCGTCCTGCGCGTCGTCCTGCCCGCCGCCTTGCCCGGCATCGTTGGTGCCTTGCTGCTGGCGGTTTCCCGGGCAGTGGGCGAAACCATGATTGTCGTGATGTCCGCCGGTCTGGCCGCCAATCTGACGGGCAATCCATTGAACTCCATGACCACCGTAACGGTGCAGATCGTCACCCTGCTGGTGGGCGATCAGGAGTTCGACAGTCCGAAAACCCTCGCCGCCTTTGCCCTGGGCTTGACCCTGTTTTTCATCACTTTGACCCTGAATGTCGTCGCCCTGGCCGTGGTCAGAAAATATCACGAAGAAGAGCATTGA
- the pstA gene encoding phosphate ABC transporter permease PstA — protein MDLKDPIVQKRLQRRHAANRRFRWYGLAGLTLALSALVFLLGAMVFNGISALRQARVLLTVHFDPAQVDPEGNHAPASLAKGNYDALVRQALKNLFPDVTVRADIRRLKDLVSVGAAFKLQEMLQQDPTLLGKTLDIWVPVTDKVDMWLKNKVPHNLPESERHIKDKEVAWIDFLVARSRLQIKFNDQFFTHGDSREPELAGIRGAIQGSLLTILVTFIISFPLGVATAVYLEEFARKGRWADFIEVNINNLAAVPSIVFGLLGLALYLNTMHLPRSVPLVGGLTLAMMTLPTMVIATRSALRSVPQPLRDAARALGASPLQVVMHHVLPLALPGMLTGTIIAMAQSLGETAPLLMIGMVAFIMEVPNSVLDPSAVMPVQIFLWADSPERGFLEKTAGATLVLLCFLITMNALAVYLRNRFEKRW, from the coding sequence ATGGACCTGAAAGACCCCATCGTCCAGAAACGTCTGCAACGCCGCCATGCCGCCAACCGCCGCTTCCGCTGGTATGGCCTGGCCGGACTCACCCTGGCCCTCTCTGCCCTGGTATTCCTGCTGGGGGCCATGGTCTTTAATGGCATCTCTGCCTTGCGCCAGGCCAGAGTCCTGTTGACCGTTCACTTTGACCCGGCCCAGGTCGATCCGGAAGGCAACCACGCCCCGGCCTCACTCGCCAAGGGCAACTATGATGCCCTGGTGCGACAGGCTCTCAAGAATCTCTTTCCGGATGTCACGGTCCGGGCCGATATACGGCGTCTCAAGGATCTGGTCAGTGTCGGGGCAGCTTTCAAACTTCAGGAGATGCTCCAGCAAGATCCCACCCTGCTGGGAAAAACCCTCGATATCTGGGTACCAGTCACCGACAAAGTGGACATGTGGCTCAAAAACAAGGTACCCCACAATCTCCCCGAAAGTGAGCGCCATATCAAAGACAAGGAAGTGGCCTGGATCGATTTTCTCGTGGCCCGGAGCCGTCTGCAAATCAAATTCAATGACCAGTTTTTCACCCACGGGGATTCCCGGGAACCGGAACTCGCCGGCATCCGGGGTGCCATTCAGGGGTCACTATTGACCATCCTGGTCACCTTCATCATCTCTTTTCCTCTGGGGGTGGCGACGGCTGTCTATCTCGAAGAGTTTGCCCGCAAGGGACGTTGGGCCGACTTTATCGAAGTCAACATCAACAATCTGGCCGCTGTCCCTTCAATCGTCTTTGGCCTGCTGGGGTTGGCTCTCTACCTCAACACCATGCATCTGCCCCGCTCCGTGCCCCTGGTGGGGGGATTGACCCTGGCCATGATGACCCTGCCGACGATGGTCATTGCCACCCGGTCGGCCTTGCGCAGTGTTCCCCAGCCACTGCGGGATGCGGCCCGTGCCCTGGGAGCCAGCCCGCTCCAGGTGGTCATGCATCATGTGCTGCCCCTGGCCCTGCCAGGCATGCTGACCGGTACCATCATCGCCATGGCCCAATCCCTGGGTGAAACCGCCCCGCTCCTGATGATCGGCATGGTGGCGTTTATCATGGAAGTACCCAACTCCGTCCTGGATCCTTCTGCCGTCATGCCGGTACAAATCTTTCTCTGGGCCGACAGTCCGGAACGGGGATTCCTGGAAAAAACCGCCGGAGCCACTCTGGTCCTGTTGTGTTTTCTGATCACCATGAATGCCCTGGCCGTCTATTTGCGCAACCGTTTCGAAAAAAGGTGGTAG
- a CDS encoding phosphate ABC transporter ATP-binding protein, translating into MIDSYNPQNNTIPASPLKMKTENVDVFYGEKQAVSTVSMPIYDCQVTALIGPSGCGKSTVLRCLNRMNDTIEGCRITGSILMDGQDIYDPKVDVVQLRARVGMVFQKPNPFPKSIFENVAYGPRIHGIFSHRDELEEIVLTSLEKAGLLEEVRDRLKEPGTSLSGGQQQRLCIARAIAVNPEVVLMDEPCSALDPIATARIEELIDELSANYAIVIVTHSMQQAARVSHYTGFFHMGELVEFDQTETIFTNPEHERTKGYVTGRFG; encoded by the coding sequence ATGATCGATTCATACAATCCGCAAAACAACACCATTCCGGCATCCCCGCTGAAAATGAAGACCGAAAATGTTGATGTCTTCTATGGGGAAAAGCAGGCCGTCAGCACGGTCAGCATGCCCATTTACGATTGCCAGGTGACGGCCCTGATCGGCCCCTCCGGCTGTGGAAAAAGCACGGTCTTGCGCTGCCTGAACCGCATGAACGACACCATCGAGGGGTGCCGCATCACGGGGTCCATCCTGATGGATGGCCAGGACATCTATGATCCCAAGGTGGATGTCGTGCAATTGCGCGCCCGGGTGGGCATGGTGTTTCAAAAACCCAATCCCTTTCCCAAATCCATTTTTGAAAATGTCGCCTATGGACCGCGCATTCATGGCATTTTCAGTCACCGGGATGAGTTGGAAGAAATTGTCCTGACCAGCCTGGAAAAAGCCGGACTCCTGGAAGAGGTCAGGGACCGCCTCAAGGAACCGGGTACCAGTCTCTCCGGCGGCCAGCAACAACGTCTCTGCATTGCCCGTGCCATCGCCGTCAATCCTGAAGTGGTGCTGATGGATGAACCCTGTTCGGCCCTGGATCCCATCGCTACGGCCCGCATCGAAGAACTGATCGACGAACTCAGTGCCAATTATGCCATCGTCATCGTCACCCACTCCATGCAGCAGGCCGCCCGGGTTTCGCATTATACCGGTTTTTTCCACATGGGCGAGCTGGTGGAGTTCGACCAGACGGAAACCATCTTCACCAATCCCGAACATGAACGCACCAAAGGTTATGTCACCGGTCGTTTTGGATAA
- the phoU gene encoding phosphate signaling complex protein PhoU, translated as MKKITAEQHTHHSFDEDLRRLDTMLLEMFDQVIALLQDAIKAMTEVDQELASAVVKRDRAIDELEIRVENQAVRILALREPKAVDLRWVIAALESSSDLERMGDMAKNIAKRVAILAHFVPIEGIEGIVPMARLILDSLAKLRQAWAEKNSTLALETWTGDADVDTHFDVTFKNLLFSMIYTPQNITPSTHLLFIAKNLERIGDHVTNIAEALYYLETGRKLDSVRPKTDAHYSTLIPQNATLPNSQTTASPNPASSEPPAK; from the coding sequence ATGAAAAAAATTACCGCCGAACAGCATACCCACCACTCCTTCGACGAGGATTTGCGGCGTCTGGACACCATGCTGCTGGAGATGTTCGATCAGGTCATCGCCCTGCTCCAGGATGCCATCAAGGCCATGACCGAGGTCGATCAGGAACTGGCCTCTGCCGTGGTCAAACGCGACCGGGCCATTGACGAACTCGAAATTCGCGTGGAAAACCAGGCCGTGCGCATACTGGCCTTGCGTGAACCCAAGGCCGTTGATCTGCGCTGGGTCATTGCCGCCCTGGAGTCATCCTCCGATCTCGAACGCATGGGCGACATGGCCAAAAACATTGCCAAACGGGTGGCCATCCTGGCCCACTTTGTCCCCATCGAAGGCATCGAGGGCATCGTGCCCATGGCCCGCCTGATTCTGGATTCCCTGGCCAAACTCCGCCAGGCCTGGGCCGAAAAAAACTCCACCCTGGCCCTCGAAACCTGGACCGGCGATGCCGATGTGGATACCCATTTTGACGTCACCTTTAAAAATCTCCTTTTTTCAATGATCTATACACCACAGAACATTACCCCCAGCACCCATCTGTTGTTCATCGCCAAAAATCTGGAAAGAATCGGCGATCATGTCACCAACATAGCCGAGGCCCTGTATTATCTTGAAACCGGTCGCAAACTTGACAGCGTCCGTCCCAAAACCGATGCCCACTACAGCACGCTCATTCCCCAAAACGCGACATTGCCCAACTCCCAAACCACGGCATCGCCCAACCCTGCTTCCAGTGAGCCACCTGCCAAATAA